Proteins found in one Luteimonas chenhongjianii genomic segment:
- the ligA gene encoding NAD-dependent DNA ligase LigA gives MPTPSPADRAAELRARIEDANHRYYVLDDPSIPDAEYDALLRELEALETAHPELASDDSPTRTVGARPDGGFPEVRHAIPMLSLANAFETPGVGEDADDRTRYAEVADFERRIEQKLGISAPVFSVEPKLDGLAISLRYENGIFVQGATRGDGATGENVTVNLRQVRAVPLKLRTADSPPPAVLEVRGEIYMPRKAFEAWNARALEHNEKLLANPRNGAAGSLRQLDPAVTRRRPLAFFAYAVGEVRGLELPETHSATLALLRQFGFPVAPEVDTATGFDGLIAYFRRIGKVRDSLPYDIDGVVYKLDDFDQQATMGFVSRAPRWALAHKFPAQEQCTVLRAIEVQVGRTGAITPVARLEPVQVAGVTVTNATLHNEDQIRRLDAREGDTVIVRRAGDVIPEIVRVIEERRPAGTVEWSMPATCPVCGSSLVREEGAAAWRCTGGLTCSAQRKEAVRHFASRRAMDIEGLGDRQAEALVEFGFVHSPADLYVLTVEDLVRMKTALDAATAADFAQAVRDSRGALVLDAEGEAVLAEEAPVWKEAGFLRQHLALGTDGKLATRWAENLVAGIDASRTTTLPRFLFALGIPHLGETTAKSLAHWLGSLEFVRSTPAALLQALPDIGGEVARSIATFFEQPGNIAVVDALLAAGITFTDEAAPAAELRERLGLAHLLASLPVDKLGGKSAERLADTYGSLDALLRANASGWTGAGLSSAGADNLSAYLANADGLAALRAEDAAMRRLLDAAPVRASKAAGPLAGKTVVLTGTLAAMTRDEAGERLEALGAKIAGSVSRKTSLVVAGETAGSKLTKAQELGIEIWDEAALLAFLRTQA, from the coding sequence ATGCCGACTCCATCCCCCGCCGACCGCGCCGCCGAGTTGCGCGCGCGCATCGAAGACGCCAATCACCGGTATTACGTGCTCGACGACCCGTCGATCCCCGACGCCGAATACGACGCGCTGCTGCGCGAGCTCGAAGCCCTTGAGACGGCCCATCCCGAGCTGGCCAGTGACGACTCGCCTACGCGCACGGTCGGCGCCAGACCCGATGGCGGCTTCCCGGAAGTGCGGCATGCGATCCCGATGCTGTCGCTGGCCAACGCCTTCGAGACGCCCGGCGTAGGCGAGGACGCGGACGATCGCACGCGCTATGCCGAGGTCGCCGATTTCGAGCGCCGTATCGAACAGAAACTCGGCATCTCCGCACCGGTGTTTTCGGTGGAGCCGAAACTCGATGGCCTGGCGATCAGCCTGCGCTACGAGAACGGAATCTTCGTGCAGGGTGCGACGCGCGGCGACGGCGCCACCGGCGAGAACGTCACCGTCAACCTGCGTCAGGTGCGCGCAGTGCCGTTGAAGCTGCGCACCGCCGACAGCCCGCCGCCCGCGGTGCTCGAGGTGCGCGGTGAGATCTACATGCCGCGCAAGGCCTTCGAGGCCTGGAATGCGAGGGCGCTCGAACACAACGAGAAGTTGCTGGCCAATCCGCGCAACGGCGCCGCCGGCTCGCTGCGCCAGCTCGATCCGGCGGTGACCCGCCGGCGTCCGCTCGCGTTCTTCGCCTACGCGGTTGGCGAGGTGCGCGGGCTGGAACTGCCCGAGACCCATTCGGCGACGCTGGCACTGCTGCGCCAGTTCGGCTTTCCGGTGGCGCCGGAGGTGGATACCGCCACCGGTTTCGACGGGTTGATCGCGTACTTCCGCCGTATCGGCAAGGTGCGCGACAGCTTGCCCTACGACATCGATGGCGTGGTCTACAAGCTCGACGACTTCGATCAGCAGGCGACGATGGGTTTCGTCTCGCGGGCACCGCGCTGGGCGTTGGCGCACAAGTTCCCGGCGCAGGAACAGTGCACCGTGCTGCGCGCGATCGAGGTGCAGGTGGGCCGGACCGGCGCGATCACGCCCGTTGCGCGACTGGAGCCGGTGCAGGTCGCCGGGGTCACGGTCACCAATGCGACCCTGCACAACGAGGACCAGATCCGCCGTCTCGACGCCCGCGAAGGCGACACCGTGATCGTGCGCCGCGCAGGCGACGTGATTCCCGAAATCGTGCGCGTGATCGAGGAGCGGCGGCCGGCGGGGACGGTCGAGTGGTCGATGCCGGCGACATGCCCGGTCTGCGGCTCGTCGCTCGTGCGCGAGGAGGGCGCCGCAGCCTGGCGCTGTACGGGCGGGCTCACCTGTTCGGCGCAGCGCAAGGAAGCCGTGCGCCATTTCGCCTCGCGCCGCGCCATGGACATCGAAGGCCTCGGCGACAGGCAGGCCGAAGCCCTGGTGGAGTTCGGCTTCGTCCATTCCCCGGCCGATCTCTATGTGCTCACGGTCGAGGACCTGGTACGCATGAAGACCGCGCTCGATGCCGCGACGGCTGCCGACTTCGCGCAGGCGGTACGTGACAGCAGAGGCGCGCTGGTGCTCGATGCCGAGGGCGAGGCGGTGCTCGCGGAGGAGGCGCCGGTGTGGAAGGAGGCCGGCTTCCTGCGCCAGCACCTCGCACTCGGCACTGACGGCAAGCTCGCGACGCGGTGGGCCGAGAACCTCGTGGCCGGTATCGACGCCAGCCGCACCACGACGCTGCCGCGCTTCCTGTTCGCCCTGGGCATTCCGCACCTGGGCGAGACCACGGCCAAGTCGCTGGCGCACTGGCTGGGCTCGCTCGAGTTCGTGCGCTCGACCCCGGCCGCGCTGCTCCAGGCGCTGCCGGATATCGGTGGCGAAGTGGCACGTTCGATCGCGACGTTCTTCGAGCAGCCGGGCAACATCGCGGTCGTCGACGCACTGCTCGCGGCCGGCATCACGTTCACTGACGAGGCGGCGCCTGCCGCCGAGCTGCGCGAACGGCTTGGCCTTGCGCACCTGCTGGCCTCGCTGCCGGTCGACAAGCTCGGCGGCAAGAGTGCCGAGCGCCTCGCCGACACCTACGGCAGCCTCGACGCATTGCTCCGCGCGAACGCCAGCGGCTGGACGGGCGCCGGGCTTTCCAGCGCGGGCGCGGACAATCTTTCCGCGTATCTCGCCAATGCCGACGGGCTCGCCGCGCTGCGGGCAGAGGACGCCGCGATGAGGCGTCTGCTCGATGCCGCGCCGGTGCGGGCGTCGAAGGCGGCTGGCCCGTT